The proteins below come from a single uncultured Carboxylicivirga sp. genomic window:
- a CDS encoding iron-containing alcohol dehydrogenase, which produces MNNFHFHNPVKILFGKGELSNFKDEIPSGSKVMMLYGGGSIKKNGVYDKVSEQLSSFDVTEFGGIEANPKYETLMKAVEVVREKNIDFLLAVGGGSVVDGTKFVSAAAHYPNGDPWNILAKGDVAGIVNPLPIGAVLTLPATGSEMNGNSVVSKIETKEKLAFGTPLVMPQFSVLDPTVIASLPERQIANGIVDAFVHVMEQYLTYPVNAPIQDRFAEGILSTLIEEGPKVLKDPTDYDSAANFMWAATMALNGLIATGVPQDWSTHMIGHELTALHGIDHARTLAIVLPGVMKVMLANKKEKILQYGAKVWDVTTGTEEEKVEVTIQKTVDFFESVGIQTRGADYELKEDTVTEVCQRFEQRGVNALGEKGDLTVEKVKEILETQL; this is translated from the coding sequence ATGAATAATTTTCATTTCCATAATCCTGTAAAGATCCTGTTTGGAAAAGGTGAACTCTCAAATTTTAAAGATGAGATACCATCTGGTTCAAAAGTAATGATGCTATACGGTGGAGGAAGTATTAAGAAGAATGGTGTTTACGATAAAGTTTCAGAGCAGTTAAGTAGTTTTGATGTTACTGAATTTGGAGGAATTGAAGCTAATCCAAAGTACGAAACATTAATGAAAGCTGTTGAGGTTGTTCGTGAGAAGAATATTGATTTCTTACTTGCTGTGGGTGGAGGTTCTGTTGTTGACGGAACTAAATTTGTATCAGCTGCAGCTCATTATCCCAATGGTGATCCATGGAATATTCTTGCAAAAGGAGATGTAGCTGGTATTGTAAATCCACTTCCAATAGGAGCTGTGTTAACTCTTCCTGCAACAGGAAGCGAAATGAATGGTAACTCAGTTGTTTCGAAAATTGAAACCAAAGAAAAATTGGCTTTCGGAACGCCTTTAGTGATGCCCCAGTTTTCAGTTTTAGATCCAACTGTAATTGCTTCTTTACCCGAAAGACAAATAGCCAATGGTATTGTTGATGCCTTTGTGCATGTGATGGAGCAATATCTTACTTATCCGGTTAATGCACCTATTCAGGATCGTTTTGCTGAAGGTATTTTAAGTACCTTAATTGAGGAAGGACCTAAAGTGTTGAAAGATCCTACTGATTATGATTCTGCTGCTAATTTTATGTGGGCTGCTACCATGGCATTAAATGGATTAATTGCAACGGGTGTACCTCAGGATTGGAGTACGCATATGATTGGACATGAATTAACAGCCTTGCATGGTATTGATCATGCACGAACCTTAGCCATCGTTCTTCCGGGAGTAATGAAGGTGATGTTAGCCAACAAAAAAGAAAAGATTCTTCAGTATGGTGCTAAAGTATGGGATGTTACTACTGGTACTGAAGAAGAAAAAGTTGAAGTTACCATTCAAAAGACTGTTGATTTCTTCGAATCGGTTGGAATTCAGACCAGAGGAGCTGATTACGAATTAAAAGAAGATACAGTAACCGAAGTTTGTCAACGATTTGAACAAAGAGGAGTAAATGCTTTGGGAGAAAAGGGAGATCTTACTGTTGAAAAAGTTAAAGAGATTTTAGAGACCCAGTTATAA
- a CDS encoding endo-1,4-beta-xylanase, with the protein MKIHSAKTILLSILSLWLFSCQTKEVKEVSLKDALNSQFLIGTALNTNHIFGKDSAGVAIIKKHFNAIVAENCMKSEVIHPKEDEYNFTKADRFIEFGEQNNMFIIGHTLIWHSQAPAWFFVDDEGNDVSRDVLIERMKKHIHTVVGRYKGRVKGWDVVNEAIEDNGEWRKSKFYTIIGEDYIKLAFQFAHEADPDAELYYNDYSMFHKGRQQGVERLIKMLREDSLRIDAIGMQAHYGLNYPSLSQMDEAISFFSGLGVKVMITELDLSILPSPYETMGANVADRFAYRESMDPYKNGLSDSISQVFNQRYMDFFQLFMKHHKDISRVTLWGVTDADSWKNDWPIKGRTDYPLLFDRNYQAKPFVDELIDRVSEKSDGLSK; encoded by the coding sequence ATGAAAATACATTCAGCTAAAACCATATTATTATCTATTCTGAGTCTTTGGCTATTTTCTTGCCAAACAAAAGAAGTTAAGGAAGTGAGTTTAAAAGATGCTTTAAATAGTCAGTTTCTTATTGGAACGGCTTTAAATACTAATCATATTTTTGGTAAAGATTCAGCAGGAGTGGCCATTATTAAAAAACACTTTAATGCCATTGTTGCCGAAAATTGCATGAAGAGCGAGGTTATTCATCCAAAAGAAGATGAATACAATTTTACAAAAGCCGATCGATTTATAGAGTTTGGTGAGCAAAACAACATGTTTATCATTGGGCATACGCTTATCTGGCATTCGCAGGCACCAGCATGGTTTTTTGTTGATGATGAAGGAAATGATGTAAGTCGTGATGTGTTGATTGAACGAATGAAAAAGCATATTCATACGGTTGTGGGGAGATACAAAGGAAGAGTAAAAGGATGGGATGTAGTTAATGAGGCCATTGAAGATAATGGTGAGTGGCGTAAAAGTAAATTCTATACAATTATTGGCGAAGATTATATAAAACTTGCATTTCAATTTGCGCATGAAGCCGATCCTGACGCTGAATTATATTACAACGATTATTCAATGTTTCACAAAGGACGTCAGCAAGGAGTGGAACGATTGATAAAGATGCTTAGAGAAGATAGTCTTCGCATTGATGCCATTGGAATGCAGGCTCACTATGGATTGAATTATCCGTCGTTATCGCAAATGGATGAAGCAATTTCGTTTTTCTCCGGTTTGGGTGTTAAGGTAATGATTACCGAACTGGATTTATCCATTTTACCATCACCCTACGAAACCATGGGAGCCAATGTGGCCGATCGTTTTGCCTATCGCGAAAGTATGGATCCGTATAAAAATGGATTATCCGATTCAATCTCTCAGGTTTTCAATCAGCGATATATGGATTTCTTTCAATTGTTTATGAAGCATCATAAAGATATTTCAAGAGTAACACTTTGGGGAGTAACCGATGCCGATTCGTGGAAGAATGATTGGCCTATCAAAGGTCGTACAGATTATCCTTTGTTGTTCGATCGAAATTATCAGGCAAAACCTTTTGTTGATGAGCTAATTGATAGGGTTAGTGAAAAGTCTGATGGCTTGAGCAAATAG
- a CDS encoding TonB-dependent receptor yields the protein MKIIYGQRKRFLWMLFLLISVPLATWAQNITIKGKVTDSGGEPLPGVNIVIVGTSQGTITDFEGNYRLTVPSGSQITFNFIGFVTQTITITDQKEVNITLQDDMAKLSEVVVVGYGQMKRTDLTGSVVSVASDAIEKTVTTSAEQVLQGRAAGVQVQQNSGEPGGGSSIRIRGISSLNGSNEPIIVIDGVIIDGNTGSSGSNALSSINPADIVSMDILKDASATAIYGSRAANGVIIITTRKGEKGDARINYDGYMGWQEMPKKLELLNLQEYAIHKNTRAEMGIVQSDNNFVRPDLLGEGTDWQDEMFTQAMMQSHNLSVSGGTDNNTYAMGVGYLDQDGIAIGSGFERLNLRGTFDSQVKSFLKMGINFAFSNSKQNTTVSDDNLIITALKQTPNVAVRNADGTFDGPDTDEYVQNNPVGLAMIKDNRNENMNIRANTYAEAEIISGLKFKTEYAFDYGVGNTYTFNPSYNFGAISNDVREGSRSKSYNKFWTWRNILTYNKEFGIHNLNVMLGQEMQESHWEYLYGYRSGYLTNSSTDLNMGDATTARNNNSSNTSSLSSYFGRLFYSFNDKYLLTSTLRYDGSSKFHEDNRWGFFPSAAFAWKVSNESFLEDNPVINNLKLRLGWGTVGNENIPGTAYAYTSTYTSGATANWGTSLRALNTANPDLEWETTYSSNAGIDINLFQNRIEFIGDVYYKKTENLLLMLPLPAYVGTSGQGSTSAPWVNIGSLENKGIELTLNTVNIDKGGFMWRSNFVYSMNRNKVLSLNTESSIIDQTLSQGSETTIVTRTAVDQPIGQFYGYKVTGRFESATDFYYKDANGNIVPTALPEDMEIGENSVWIGDYIFEDINKDGVINEEDRTYIGNPEPKFIFGIGNTFSYKGFDLNVFLTGSYGNEVVNYQRRWLENPRENTNLLKDALGYAQLELIDPNGPNDYRNVHIVGGDPYMPRIGASSASSTSNYRYSDKFVEDGSYLRIQNISFAYNLPRRWISKFGVENLKVYTNLQNLYTFSKYSGYDPEIGSMDQNALLTGIDNARYPSPRIYTFGVNVTF from the coding sequence ATGAAAATAATCTATGGACAAAGGAAAAGGTTTCTTTGGATGCTTTTTCTCTTAATTTCAGTGCCTCTGGCAACTTGGGCACAAAACATTACAATAAAAGGTAAAGTAACGGATTCCGGTGGGGAGCCATTACCAGGTGTTAATATTGTAATAGTAGGCACATCACAGGGAACAATAACGGATTTTGAAGGAAATTATCGACTTACTGTTCCTTCGGGGAGTCAGATAACGTTTAATTTTATTGGTTTTGTAACACAAACAATTACCATTACAGATCAAAAAGAGGTTAATATTACTCTTCAGGATGATATGGCCAAATTATCCGAAGTCGTTGTTGTTGGTTATGGCCAAATGAAACGTACCGACCTGACTGGTTCTGTAGTATCTGTGGCCAGTGATGCCATTGAAAAAACGGTAACCACGTCGGCAGAACAAGTATTACAAGGTCGTGCTGCCGGTGTTCAGGTTCAACAAAATAGTGGTGAACCAGGTGGCGGATCATCTATTCGTATTAGAGGTATCAGCTCTTTAAATGGTTCTAACGAACCTATCATTGTAATCGATGGAGTTATTATTGATGGTAATACAGGATCCAGTGGTTCCAACGCATTATCCTCTATTAATCCCGCCGATATTGTATCAATGGATATTTTAAAAGACGCTTCCGCTACAGCTATTTATGGTTCGCGAGCAGCCAACGGAGTTATCATTATTACTACACGAAAAGGGGAAAAAGGAGATGCCCGCATTAACTATGATGGTTATATGGGCTGGCAGGAAATGCCAAAGAAATTAGAATTATTGAACTTGCAGGAATATGCAATTCATAAGAATACCCGTGCCGAAATGGGTATTGTTCAATCGGATAATAATTTTGTACGTCCTGATTTATTAGGAGAAGGAACTGATTGGCAGGATGAAATGTTTACCCAAGCCATGATGCAAAGTCATAACCTATCTGTTTCAGGAGGAACTGATAATAATACCTATGCAATGGGTGTTGGATATCTCGATCAGGATGGTATTGCTATTGGTTCAGGTTTTGAACGTTTAAATCTGAGAGGAACATTTGATTCTCAGGTAAAAAGCTTCCTGAAAATGGGAATTAACTTTGCTTTTAGTAATTCAAAACAAAATACTACTGTTTCGGATGATAATTTGATTATTACAGCTTTAAAACAAACGCCTAATGTTGCGGTTCGAAATGCCGATGGAACATTTGATGGACCAGATACAGATGAGTATGTTCAGAATAATCCAGTTGGATTGGCTATGATAAAGGATAATCGGAATGAGAATATGAATATCCGTGCTAACACTTATGCTGAAGCAGAGATCATCTCGGGTTTAAAATTCAAAACAGAATATGCGTTTGATTATGGTGTTGGTAATACATACACTTTTAATCCGTCGTATAATTTTGGTGCTATTTCTAACGATGTGCGTGAAGGATCACGTTCTAAATCATATAATAAATTTTGGACATGGAGAAATATCCTAACTTATAACAAGGAGTTTGGAATACATAATTTAAATGTGATGCTGGGGCAGGAAATGCAGGAATCACATTGGGAATACCTCTATGGATACCGTTCTGGTTATCTAACCAACAGTTCAACCGATTTAAATATGGGTGATGCAACAACTGCCCGTAATAATAACAGTAGTAATACATCATCGCTTAGTTCTTATTTTGGCCGTTTGTTCTATTCGTTTAACGATAAATACTTGCTTACATCTACTCTTCGTTATGATGGATCATCCAAATTTCATGAAGATAATAGATGGGGATTTTTCCCGTCTGCAGCCTTTGCATGGAAAGTTTCAAACGAAAGTTTCTTAGAAGATAATCCTGTAATCAATAATTTAAAACTTCGCTTAGGTTGGGGTACAGTTGGTAACGAAAATATACCGGGTACAGCTTATGCTTATACATCAACATATACATCGGGAGCTACCGCCAACTGGGGAACTTCATTACGAGCTTTAAATACTGCTAACCCCGACTTAGAATGGGAAACAACCTACTCGAGCAATGCTGGTATTGATATTAACTTATTTCAGAATCGCATAGAGTTTATAGGTGATGTTTATTATAAGAAAACAGAGAATTTATTGCTTATGCTTCCTTTACCTGCTTATGTGGGAACGTCAGGTCAGGGATCAACCTCTGCACCTTGGGTGAATATAGGTTCGCTTGAAAATAAAGGGATTGAATTAACATTGAATACTGTAAATATTGATAAAGGAGGTTTTATGTGGCGATCAAATTTTGTGTATTCGATGAACCGCAATAAAGTATTATCGCTAAACACCGAAAGTAGTATTATTGATCAAACCTTAAGTCAAGGTTCGGAAACGACTATTGTTACCCGAACTGCTGTTGATCAACCTATTGGCCAGTTCTATGGTTATAAAGTGACTGGTCGTTTCGAATCTGCTACCGATTTCTATTATAAAGATGCCAATGGCAACATTGTTCCAACAGCTTTGCCTGAAGATATGGAGATTGGCGAAAACAGTGTATGGATTGGCGATTACATCTTTGAAGACATTAATAAAGACGGAGTTATCAACGAAGAAGATCGTACATATATTGGTAATCCAGAGCCTAAATTTATTTTTGGTATAGGTAATACCTTTAGCTATAAAGGTTTTGATTTAAATGTTTTCTTAACCGGATCATATGGAAATGAGGTGGTCAATTATCAGCGTCGTTGGTTAGAAAATCCTAGAGAAAATACCAATCTGTTGAAAGATGCGTTGGGATATGCTCAATTAGAATTGATTGATCCAAATGGACCTAACGACTACAGAAACGTTCATATTGTTGGTGGCGATCCTTATATGCCTCGTATCGGAGCATCATCGGCATCATCAACTTCCAATTACAGGTATAGCGATAAGTTTGTAGAAGACGGTTCTTATTTGCGAATTCAGAACATATCATTCGCTTATAATCTTCCCCGCCGTTGGATTTCGAAATTTGGTGTTGAGAACCTGAAAGTTTACACTAACCTTCAAAACCTTTATACTTTCTCGAAATACTCAGGATACGATCCTGAAATTGGATCGATGGATCAAAATGCATTGTTAACAGGTATTGATAATGCACGCTATCCTTCACCTCGTATTTACACTTTTGGAGTTAATGTAACATTCTAA
- a CDS encoding T9SS type A sorting domain-containing protein, which translates to MKRNLLIVVLAVFCSANTFADNYLTVTNIPDGTAGESLSVGIQYTSDTDRGLIYSIYSSTSDGVTVDWSKQWAWINNEVTITAGTDAEATISINIPPRLNSDDLDENINYLLVLEFDDYSVGTFDGNILSVAETTTPYTWAELTSTPPASIAPGEAATLNYRYRVESDAKFCLKVALSVYNGDTYVSDEIGHWVENFDGQPLEGYIDDSYELSIPADFKLSSELEDGQRYVIEVGVSGENWAWLGISTKYDITISAATGIENKKIEELNLYPNPVQDMLTIEGADLGETVMIYSASGSLIKTKTITNSLTQVGVADLAKGIYFIKTSNSTVKFIKN; encoded by the coding sequence ATGAAAAGAAATCTACTAATTGTTGTTTTAGCAGTTTTTTGTTCTGCTAACACCTTTGCAGATAACTATCTTACAGTAACCAATATTCCGGATGGAACTGCAGGTGAAAGTCTTAGTGTTGGAATACAGTATACTTCCGATACAGATCGAGGACTAATTTATTCTATTTATTCTTCTACAAGTGATGGTGTTACAGTAGATTGGTCCAAGCAATGGGCCTGGATTAATAACGAAGTAACTATTACTGCTGGAACAGATGCTGAAGCCACAATCTCAATTAACATTCCTCCACGTTTAAATTCAGATGATTTAGATGAAAATATTAATTATTTATTAGTTCTCGAATTCGATGATTATTCAGTAGGAACCTTTGATGGAAATATATTATCGGTAGCAGAAACCACAACTCCGTATACCTGGGCTGAGTTAACATCTACACCACCCGCATCTATTGCACCAGGAGAGGCGGCAACATTAAACTATAGATACAGAGTTGAAAGTGATGCTAAATTTTGCTTAAAAGTTGCCTTATCAGTTTACAATGGTGACACCTATGTGAGTGATGAAATAGGACATTGGGTAGAAAATTTTGATGGACAACCACTTGAGGGATATATAGATGATTCTTATGAATTGTCGATACCAGCTGATTTTAAGTTATCCAGCGAATTAGAGGACGGACAAAGGTATGTAATTGAGGTTGGAGTATCAGGAGAAAATTGGGCATGGTTAGGCATTAGTACCAAATATGATATTACTATATCTGCTGCAACGGGCATTGAAAATAAAAAAATTGAGGAGTTAAATCTGTATCCCAATCCTGTTCAGGATATGTTAACCATCGAAGGAGCCGATTTAGGCGAAACTGTTATGATTTACAGTGCATCAGGTTCATTAATTAAAACCAAAACAATTACAAATTCTTTAACTCAGGTTGGAGTTGCTGATTTAGCTAAAGGAATATATTTCATAAAAACCTCTAATAGTACCGTTAAGTTTATTAAAAACTAA
- a CDS encoding RagB/SusD family nutrient uptake outer membrane protein: MKRNNIIYSLLLVMFSLGVTSCDDFLEVQPNDLITQENFYQTEDDFKAATAALYNIVWFDFNDKFYYGLGDGRSYNLYAPYSDYIYPFSDLTETGLTGPLVSAWQSFYNVIQQSNKVIIGITGSSVDEELKAQYIAEARFMRGTAYWYLASLWGNVIICENPDELVSNPVVNTNSLDDVYEFVMRDMEYAAKYLPSTSGQAGRLTSYSAYGMLSRIYLSYAGYSDNPNSGTRDADYLELAKKAAMKVIEEGPYELMEDYADLFTIENNNNSESMFALQWVPNGDYGYNNTQQAYFAAGSEITGDDAAWGYWTRASYDILMEYETTDIRRKATWMGYDDFYPEINVANGGYTYDKTDQACNVKKGVVGSNKDNSNVSRMNSALNTYMMRLAEVYLNYAEAVLGNNSSTDDATALMYFNELRTRAGVDSKSSITYQDIIHERRVELCMEGQYWYDLVRRAYYQQQEVINYIIGQDRGTIIPITYDTETNTATEDTERDRSSRSIGNIDESIFLLPYPESEVVQNPLLKADPVPYEFTEDRITDLF, encoded by the coding sequence ATGAAAAGAAATAATATCATATATTCACTTCTGCTGGTAATGTTTTCGTTGGGAGTAACAAGTTGTGACGATTTTCTGGAAGTTCAACCCAATGATTTAATTACACAGGAGAATTTTTATCAGACTGAAGATGACTTTAAAGCAGCAACAGCAGCTTTGTATAATATTGTCTGGTTCGACTTTAACGATAAGTTTTACTACGGATTAGGTGACGGTCGTTCGTACAATCTGTATGCACCTTATTCTGATTATATTTATCCATTTTCGGATTTGACAGAAACCGGCTTAACAGGTCCGTTGGTGTCTGCCTGGCAGTCGTTTTATAATGTAATTCAACAATCAAATAAGGTAATTATTGGAATTACTGGAAGCAGTGTTGATGAAGAGTTAAAAGCACAATATATTGCCGAAGCTCGTTTTATGCGTGGTACAGCGTATTGGTATCTGGCTTCATTATGGGGTAACGTAATTATTTGCGAAAATCCTGATGAATTGGTTTCTAACCCGGTTGTTAATACTAATTCTTTGGATGATGTGTATGAATTTGTGATGCGCGATATGGAATATGCAGCTAAATATCTTCCATCAACATCTGGGCAGGCAGGTCGATTGACTTCTTACAGTGCATACGGAATGTTATCACGTATTTATCTTTCGTATGCCGGCTATAGCGATAATCCAAACAGTGGAACACGCGATGCTGATTATCTGGAACTAGCTAAAAAAGCTGCTATGAAGGTAATTGAAGAAGGTCCGTATGAGTTAATGGAAGATTATGCCGATCTCTTTACCATTGAGAATAACAATAATTCAGAATCGATGTTTGCATTGCAATGGGTTCCTAATGGCGATTATGGATATAATAATACTCAACAGGCCTATTTTGCTGCAGGATCGGAAATAACCGGTGATGATGCAGCCTGGGGCTATTGGACTAGAGCTTCGTACGATATATTGATGGAATACGAAACCACTGATATTCGCCGTAAAGCAACCTGGATGGGCTACGATGATTTCTATCCTGAAATTAATGTGGCCAATGGTGGTTATACCTACGATAAAACCGATCAGGCTTGTAACGTAAAAAAAGGTGTGGTTGGTTCTAACAAAGACAATTCGAATGTCTCACGTATGAACTCGGCTCTTAATACCTATATGATGCGCTTGGCTGAGGTTTATTTGAATTATGCAGAAGCAGTTTTGGGTAATAATAGTAGTACCGATGATGCAACCGCTTTAATGTATTTCAATGAGCTTCGTACCAGAGCTGGAGTTGACTCTAAAAGTTCCATTACATATCAGGATATTATTCACGAACGTAGGGTTGAATTGTGTATGGAAGGTCAGTATTGGTACGATTTGGTTCGTCGTGCGTATTATCAACAACAAGAAGTGATTAATTACATCATCGGTCAGGATAGGGGAACCATCATTCCTATTACGTACGATACTGAAACCAATACTGCAACTGAAGATACCGAACGCGACAGAAGTTCACGATCAATTGGTAATATCGATGAAAGCATCTTTTTGCTTCCTTATCCTGAGTCGGAAGTGGT
- a CDS encoding glycoside hydrolase family 43 protein produces MKKPRYLVDNMYTADPAVHVFKDKLYIYPSHDIESGIPENDNGDHFDMRDYHVFSMDDIDGPVTDHGVVLDVKDVPWAGRQMWDTDAAYKNGKYYLYFPVKDKNDIFHIGVAVSDKPEGPFVPETHPMIGSYSIDPCVFDNENGDHYMYFGGLWGGQLQRYRNNKAQECGAEPADAEPALCAKVVKLSDDMLEFAEEPKDLIILDESGEPLKAGDHERRFFEASWMHKYEGKYYFSYSTGDTHLLCYAIGDNPYGPFTYQGVILTPVVGWTTHHSIVEFKGIWYLFHHDCVPSGGKTWLRSLKVVELEYNEDGTIKTIEGMQD; encoded by the coding sequence ATGAAAAAGCCAAGATATTTAGTTGATAATATGTACACGGCTGATCCGGCAGTGCATGTTTTTAAAGATAAACTATACATTTATCCATCGCACGATATTGAATCAGGAATACCAGAAAATGATAATGGCGATCATTTTGATATGCGCGATTACCATGTGTTTTCGATGGATGATATAGACGGGCCGGTAACAGATCATGGTGTGGTATTAGATGTTAAAGATGTGCCATGGGCAGGTCGGCAAATGTGGGATACCGATGCAGCATATAAAAATGGAAAATACTATTTGTACTTTCCCGTAAAAGATAAAAACGATATCTTCCATATAGGAGTAGCCGTTAGCGACAAGCCTGAAGGACCTTTTGTTCCTGAAACTCATCCAATGATAGGAAGTTACAGCATCGATCCTTGTGTTTTTGATAATGAAAATGGTGACCATTACATGTATTTTGGTGGATTATGGGGCGGTCAATTACAACGTTACCGTAACAACAAAGCACAGGAGTGTGGTGCTGAACCTGCAGATGCAGAACCTGCTTTGTGTGCAAAAGTAGTGAAGCTGAGTGACGATATGTTGGAGTTTGCCGAAGAACCTAAAGACTTGATTATTTTGGACGAAAGCGGTGAGCCATTGAAAGCAGGAGATCATGAACGTAGGTTTTTTGAAGCCTCATGGATGCATAAATACGAAGGCAAATATTACTTCTCGTATTCAACCGGCGATACTCATTTGTTGTGTTATGCAATTGGCGATAATCCATACGGACCGTTTACTTATCAGGGAGTAATTCTTACACCAGTAGTAGGTTGGACAACGCATCATTCAATTGTTGAATTCAAAGGCATATGGTATTTGTTTCATCACGATTGTGTTCCATCCGGAGGTAAAACCTGGTTACGAAGCCTGAAAGTAGTTGAACTGGAATACAACGAAGATGGTACAATCAAAACCATTGAGGGAATGCAGGATTAG